The following proteins come from a genomic window of Microtus ochrogaster isolate Prairie Vole_2 chromosome 7, MicOch1.0, whole genome shotgun sequence:
- the Ndufaf8 gene encoding NADH dehydrogenase [ubiquinone] 1 alpha subcomplex assembly factor 8, whose product MSANGAVWRRVRSRLRAFPEHLAACGAEASAYGRCVQASTAPGGRLRKDLCAREFEALRSCFAAAAKKT is encoded by the exons ATGTCCGCCAACGGAGCCGTTTGGAGGCGCGTGCGGAGCCGCCTCCGAGCCTTCCCGGAGCATCTGGCGGCCTGCGGAGCCGAG GCTTCGGCGTACGGCAGGTGCGTGCAGGCCTCCACCGCCCCCGGAGGCCGCCTGAGGAAGGACCTGTGCGCGCGCGAGTTCGAGGCCCTGAGGAGCTGCTTTGCCGCCGCG GCCAAGAAGACCTGA